The Drechmeria coniospora strain ARSEF 6962 chromosome 02, whole genome shotgun sequence genome has a segment encoding these proteins:
- a CDS encoding protein phosphatase regulatory subunit Gac1, translating to MPYTPPSHRSPASSAPTSPDASRRSSFQTAERPSLPRSASYLSKHRRTPSVTPVDEAAVTHAHVALGRSVRQSPPLPLDNGQLIPKGAIVSPPESATSGSDDEAPPAVEGPEAVKVKDLRAVVTLMPLPLTDESVDGLRSPSAVRPPGLRPRFAPDSLPLISSRRRKQGHVRSATDSAITAPKSAGNSVSCSDDDMDDDLKYEPQMVRKKSGELVRPALRASRRRPASMPGTPVFSKAVHFDSHLEHVRHFLQVDRPLAVSAGSSPVESHDSDGEYPFPADGKLEVRSPPFEWELVTSNFPHDARAREGMPVRLERVWLSPDQKQLLGSVAVANLAFQKHVACRFTLDYWKTVSEVAAEFSHDIRARAADSSSDRFTFAIKLSDMANLESKTLFFCVRYCVGGREFWDNNGSINFQVDFRKKHLPQNGRNHFQGAASQPPLSLPRSSRRPSPGRSALRPTSVPASLDALCGEPDKLGLEGPMLRLKTKSSRNLASDLVSQTLKLPSGVAFSNRYDFGASLSAAMQVAKDSMAKDKDALYMKRNVRGLGTRPADSPASPAHSSSTDSCSPSSLGLPSASYEELVDKYCFFGSKQSSPTVKEASLNGVAGDKAKAAAAAEDDEEKLSSETRTTAVHHSIRIHEPSGYTLAASPASTAQSTPGNERDQLTIPRRPRSTSPALASGTEAPSSRPRSTPPALASGAGSAPGEVPFLGPMSDRFPWTADSQPATAIRG from the exons ATGCCTTACACGCCGCCTTCGCACCGATCGCCCGCCTCCTCAGCCCCTACCTCGCCCGATGCGAGCCGCCGCTCCTCCTTCCAGACGGCCGAGCGCCCGTCGCTCCCCCGGTCGGCCTCGTACCTCAGCAAGCACCGCCGCACGCCGTCGGTGacgcccgtcgacgaggcggccgtcacgCACGCccacgtcgccctcggccgcagcGTGAGGCAGTCACCGCCGCTGCCCCTGGACAACGGGCAGCTCATCCCCAAGGGCGCCAtcgtctcgccgcccgagtcggccacgtccggcagcgatgacgaggcgccacccgccgtcgagggccccgaggccgtcaaggtcAAGGACCTGCGCGCCGTCGTGACGCTGATGCCCCTGCCGCTCACGGACgagtccgtcgacggcttgcgGAGCCCGTCAGCCGTGCGGCCTCCGGGCCTCCGCCCGCGCTTCGCCCCCGATTCCTTGCCCCtcatctcgtcgaggcggcggaagcAGGGCCACGTCCGGTCGGCCACCGACTCGGCCATCACGGCGCCCAAGTCGGCCGGCAACTCGGTCTCGtgctccgacgacgacatggacgacgacctcAAGTACGAGCCCCAGATGGTGCGCAAGAAGTcgggcgagctcgtccgccCCGCCCTCCGCGCctcgcgtcgacggcccgcGAGCATGCCCGGCACCCCCGTCTTCTCCAAGGCCGTCCACTTCGACTCCCACCTCGAGCACGTCCGCCACTTCCTCCAGGTCGACCGGCCCCTCGCCGTCagcgccggctcgtcgcccgtcgagAGCCacgacagcgacggcgaGTACCCCttccccgccgacggcaagctcgaggtccgctcgccgcccttTGAGTGGGAGCTCGTGACGTCCAACTTCCCCCACGACGCGCGCGCCCGCGAGGGCATGCCCGTCCGCCTCGAGCGCGTCTGGCTCTCGCCCGACCAGAAGCAGCtgctcggctccgtcgccgtcgccaacctCGCCTTCCAGAAGCACGTCGCCTGCCGCTTCACGCTCGACTACTGGAAGACCGTCTccgaggtggcggccgagttCAGCCACGACATACgtgcccgcgccgccgactcGTCGAGCGACCGCTTCACCTTTGCCATCAAGCTCTCCGACATGGCCAACCTCGAGTCCAAGACGCTCTTCTTCTGCGTCCGGTactgcgtcggcggccgcgagtTTTGGGACAACAACGGATCCATCAACTTCCAGGTCGACTTCAGGAAGAAGCACCTGCCCCAGAATGGCCGGAACCACTTCCAGGGCGCCGCCTCGCAACCGCCCCTCAGCCTGCCCCGGAGCAGCCGCAGGCCGTCGCCCGGCCGGAGCGCCTTGCGTccgacgtcggtgccggcctcgCTCGACGCGCTCTGCGGCGAGCCCGACAAGCTGGGCCTCGAGGGGCCCATGCTGCGCCTCAAGACCAAGTCGTCGAGGAACCTCGCGAGCGACTTGGTCTCGCAGACGCTCAAGCTGCCGAGCGGCGTCGCCTTCTCGAACCGCTACGACTTTGGCGCCTCGCTGAGCGCCGCCATGCAGGTGGCCAAGGACTCGAtggccaaggacaaggacgcCCTCTACATGAAGAGGAACGTGCGCGGCCTCGGCACCCGCCCGGCCgactcgcccgcctcgcccgcccactcgtcctcgaccgacTCCTGCTCACCCTCGAGCCTGGGGCTCCCGAGCGCCTCgtacgaggagctcgtcgacaagtATTGCTTT TTTGGATCGAAGCAATCGAGCCCCACGGTCAAGGAGGCGTCGTTgaacggcgtcgccggcgacaaggccaaggccgccgccgccgccgaggacgacgaggagaagctgTCGAGCGAGACGCGCACCACGGCGGTCCATCATTCGATCCGCATCCACGAGCCCAGCGGCTACACGttggcggcctcgccggcgtcgacggcgcagagCACCCCCGGCAACGAGCGGGACCAACTGACGATCCCGAGGCGCCCTCGATCGACGTCGCCCGCGCTCGCGTCGGGCACCGAAGCCCCCTCGAGCCgcccgaggtcgacgccgcccgcccTGGCGTCTGGTGCCGGGTCGGCTCCGGGCGAGGTGCCGTTCCTCGGTCCCATGTCGGACAGGTTCCCCTGGACAGCAGACTCGCAGCCTGCCACGGCGATTCGAGGGTAG
- a CDS encoding amino acid permease, with amino-acid sequence METADYKHDAGLGESKMDHKFDQQPPRLSSGEAETADQLLENLGYKPELARTRSTWQVAFMSFVLASIPYGLATTLNYPLINGGPVDIIWGWVFVSAIIICVAASLGEITSVYPTAGGVYYQAFMLSPAKWRRVASWICGWLYVVGNITITLAVNFGTTLFFVACINVFEKEPGVGVLEGSTYQVFLIFLAITILCNAVSALGNRWLPYLDTAAIFWTFAGVIAITISVLAIAKNGRHDAKYVFTTFENSSGWPDGWSFFVGLLHAGYATSSTGMIISMCEEVQKPSTQVPKAMVATVVINTFAGLLFLIPLVFVLPNIQYLIGLASGQPVPAIIVDAVGSAGGAFGLLVPLMVLALLCGIGCTTASSRCTWAFARDGAIPGSKWWMKVNHKLDVPLNAMLLCAVVEVILGLIYFGSTAAFNAFSGVGVICLTAAYAVPIAISLVSGRKQVRTGQFYLGPIGVFCNIVAIGWSLLALPLFCMPTSPTVTPATVNYAPAVFVAAMLISGLWYWAWGHKNYAGPPVQGEHH; translated from the exons ATGGAGACGGCAGACTACAagcacgacgccggcctcggcgagtcCAAGATGGACCACAAGTTTGACCAGCAACCGCCGCGCCTGTcgtcgggcgaggccgagacggccgaccaGCTCCTCGAGAACCTCGGCTACAAGCCCGAGCTCGCCCGCACCCGTTCGACGTGGCAGGTGGCCTTTATGTCCTTTGTCCTCGCCTCGATCCCCTACGGCCTCGCCACGACGCTCAACTACCCGCTCATCAACGGCGGGCCCGTCGACATCATCTGGGGCTGGGTCTTTGTctcggccatcatcatctgcgtcgccgcctccctcggcGAGATTACGAGCGTCTATCCCACGGCCGGAG GCGTCTATTACCAGGCCTTCATGCTCTCGCCCGCCAAGTGGCGCCGCGTCGCGAGCTGGATCTGCGGCTGGCTCTACGTCGTCGGCAACATCACAATCACCCTCGCCGTCAACTTTGGCACCaccctcttcttcgtcgcctgCATCAACGTCTTCGAAAAGGagcccggcgtcggcgtcctcgagggcAGCACCTACCAGGTCTTCCTCATCttcctcgccatcaccatcctCTGCAacgccgtctcggccctcGGCAACCGATGGCTGCCCTACCTCGAC ACGGCCGCCATCTTCTGGACCTTTGCCggcgtcatcgccatcaccatctcggtcctcgccatcgccaagaACGGCCGCCACGACGCAAAGTACGTCTTCACGACCTTTGAGAACAGCTCCGGCTGGCCCGACGGCTGGtccttcttcgtcggcctcctgcACGCCGGCTAcgcgacctcgtcgacgggcatGATCATCAGCATGTGCGAGGAGGTGcagaagccgtcgacgcaggTGCCCAAGGCCATggtcgccaccgtcgtcatcaacaCCTTTGCCGGCCTGCTCTTCCTCATCCccctcgtcttcgtcctgcCCAACATCCAGTAcctcatcggcctcgcctcgggCCAGCCCGTGcccgccatcatcgtcgacgccgtcggcagcgccggTGGCGCCTTTGGCCTGCTCGTGCCCCTCAtggtcctcgccctcctctgcGGCATCGGCtgcacgacggcctcgtcgcgctGCACCTGGGCCTTTgcccgcgacggcgccatccCCGGCTCCAAGTGGTGGATGAAGGTCAACCACAAGCTCGACGTGCCGCTCAACGCGATGCTcctctgcgccgtcgtcgaggtcatcctcggcctcatCTACTttggctcgacggccgccttcaACGCCTtttccggcgtcggcgtcatctGCCTCACCGCCGCCTACGCCGTCCCCATCGCCATCAGCCTCGTGAGCGGTCGCAAGCAGGTCCGGACCGGCCAGTTTTACCTCGGCCCCATCGGCGTCTTTTGCAACATTGTCGCCATCG GCTGGTCTCTGCTGGCGCTGCCGCTCTTTTGCATGCCCACGAGCCCGACCGTGACGCCCGCGACCGTCAACTACGCgcccgccgtcttcgtcgccgccatgctcATCTCGGGCCTGTGGTACTGGGCCTGGGGACACAAGAACTACGCCGGCCCGCCGGTGCAGGGCGAGCACCATTGA